A genomic window from Carassius gibelio isolate Cgi1373 ecotype wild population from Czech Republic chromosome A11, carGib1.2-hapl.c, whole genome shotgun sequence includes:
- the LOC128022487 gene encoding bcl-2-like protein 15, with protein sequence MAAAGIQTQTYHVIHCLLQNEHDINMMETDGPEDDNSFDPVKIASKLRELGDDYDEKVIQPLMKNVQSASADQVLTVFSDSVDSLCKTWVVERAEVVSEKQLLKAAITLGLFMKKNCPSMTNVVEDAMMGFVNNRLTNWIAEQGGWVSVAKNSMC encoded by the exons ATGGCGGCAGCTGGCATTCAGACACAAACATACCATGTCATACACTGCCTATTACAAAATGAACACGATATTAATATGATGGAGACTGATGGTCCTGAAGATG ATAACTCATTTGACCCTGTAAAAATAGCCTCTAAGCTCAGGGAACTGGGTGATGATTATGATGAGAAAGTGATCCAGCCACTGATGAAGAATGTACAGAGTGCTTCAGCCGATCAG GTGTTGACTGTGTTCAGTGATAGCGTGGACAGCCTGTGTAAGACGTGGGTTGTGGAAAGAGCAGAAGTGGTCTCAGAGAAGCAGCTCCTCAAGGCTGCCATCACCCTGGGACTCTTTATGAAGAAAAACTGCCCTTCCATGACGAATGTAGTTGAGGATGCTATGATGGGATTTGTCAACAACCGTCTAACAAACTGGATTGCAGAGCAAGGGGGCTGG gTCTCTGTGGCTAAGAACAGCATGTGTTGA
- the LOC128022486 gene encoding adenosine receptor A1: MPGVLGLYIGMEVLIALSSVIGNVMVVWAVRINRSLRDTTTYFIVSLALADIAVGALVIPLAITISIGLKTHFYSCLLVACTVLVLTQSSILALLAIAIDRYLRVKIPMRYKRVVTPKRAGIAVIVCWMVAIVVGLMPMLGWNNLEKLRQTNGTVGADLLVTCKFENVISMEYMVYFNFFGWVLPPLVLMLLIYAEIFYMIHKQLNKKITTNQTDPTRYYGKELKLAKSLALVLFLFALSWLPLHILNCITLFCPSCKYSMTILYVAILLSHGNSVVNPIVYAFRIKKFQNAFVKIWKQYVCCTEDPRLSERSSFRIDSKERRLGGNDI, encoded by the exons ATGCCTGGTGTCCTGGGTCTGTACATTGGGATGGAGGTGCTGATCGCCCTTTCCTCAGTCATTGGGAATGTGATGGTGGTCTGGGCTGTGAGAATCAACCGATCTCTACGGGACACGACCACTTATTTCATCGTCAGCCTGGCTCTGGCAGACATTGCGGTCGGGGCACTTGTCATTCCTCTGGCTATAACCATAAGCATCGGACTGAAGACTCATTTTTACAGCTGTCTGCTCGTTGCATGTACTGTACTGGTACTAACGCAAAGTTCAATACTCGCTCTCCTGGCTATTGCTATTGACCGCTATCTTAGGGTCAAGATACCAATGAG ATATAAAAGAGTGGTGACTCCAAAGCGTGCAGGAATTGCAGTGATTGTGTGCTGGATGGTGGCCATCGTAGTCGGCCTGATGCCCATGTTGGGCTGGAACAATCTGGAGAAGCTACGACAGACCAACGGCACCGTGGGTGCTGACCTTCTTGTAACCTGTAAGTTCGAGAACGTCATCAGCATGGAGTACATGGTCTACTTCAACTTCTTCGGATGGGTCCTGCCACCTCTCGTCCTCATGTTGCTCATCTACGCTGAGATCTTCTACATGATCCACAAGCAGCTCAATAAGAAGATCACCACCAACCAGACCGACCCCACTCGATATTACGGGAAAGAACTCAAGCTGGCGAAATCACTCGCACTGGTGCTCTTCTTGTTTGCACTCAGCTGGTTACCGTTGCATATCCTGAATTGCATCACTCTCTTCTGCCCTAGCTGTAAATATTCAATGACAATTCTTTATGTGGCTATCTTACTCAGTCATGGCAACTCCGTTGTCAATCCCATTGTTTATGCATTCCGCATTAAGAAATTCCAGAATGCATTCGTTAAGATCTGGAAACAATATGTGTGTTGCACAGAGGATCCCCGTCTGAGTGAACGGTCCAGCTTTCGCATAGATAGCAAAGAGAGAAGACTGGGGGGCAATGACATctga